The following DNA comes from Leptospira neocaledonica.
GATTAAAATCAGATACACGTATTCAACTAGAATATTTTCCATCTTTTCCTGTTTGAGCGGGAGATTTTACAGATCATTATGAACCTTTTTAACTACTCAACAACTTTACAGTGCTCCAGTTTTCTATCGGACACTTTGTGTTGACTTCTCTTGGTAATCGAAAATACTTTGGTGTGCTTAAATATTACTCTAGTCTAATCTGTATCGCCTCACTTACTTTATTTGCAACACCTGCAGAAGCATGGTGGAACCATTTCTTATTCAATAGACCGGCTCTCGAAGCTATACCTGAATTAGTATCCGCTCCTAAGGTAAAAGTAGAATCTCTCGAAGATTTTTTACTTAAAGAACAGGACAAACTTATCCCTCTTATGAGGGATATGGAGAAGGAAGCAAATCTCGATTACGATAAATATGCTCCACTTCCGGAGGCACTTGTATTCAAAGGTGGAGATAGAAAAACGATTCGAAATCATTTTTTAAGAGCACTTAGGTTAAATACCGGAACACCGTTAGGTTATTTTTTGCAAAATTTTCCGGGATATCCTCTGCCTGGAAAAAAATCCGATCCAATGACAGTAAGTATTTATGGAGAGAAAGATCTAAAACAAGATTATGAATTTTATGATATTCGAATAGGAGATTTTGTTAGCCCATTAGAGGTGCTTGCGACTGCAGGCGATGAGCCGGATTTCGGATTAGATCTAAATTTATTCGAAGATAATGGAGAAAGTTTCGGAAAAGATTATGGTTTTGGAATACAATCCTTTGGTGATTCTAAAATCTATTATGCCACCCAGGTTCCATTTCATATTGGTTATTATCACGAATCGCCGATCATTTTTGCTGCGGCT
Coding sequences within:
- a CDS encoding phospholipase; this translates as MLTSLGNRKYFGVLKYYSSLICIASLTLFATPAEAWWNHFLFNRPALEAIPELVSAPKVKVESLEDFLLKEQDKLIPLMRDMEKEANLDYDKYAPLPEALVFKGGDRKTIRNHFLRALRLNTGTPLGYFLQNFPGYPLPGKKSDPMTVSIYGEKDLKQDYEFYDIRIGDFVSPLEVLATAGDEPDFGLDLNLFEDNGESFGKDYGFGIQSFGDSKIYYATQVPFHIGYYHESPIIFAAAGFLTRTYPKYRVYQFMTLSRYAFQTGHTYWGYRFLGWGMHYVVDLTQPYHSRVLPNFGTISMLWINLKAILGFESAKNDAIDRIASRHTTIEKYHFSTLRNAYQSKNLTHPFIVSVKETDFDNSYGKYDNSYIVNIVTQQSYDISDRIDTLIDESNLLKGFSEGKLLPEINQKSLGDLDSTITEHMKSVGSHIRNYVKAGLKQN